From one Streptomyces sp. Q6 genomic stretch:
- the rdgB gene encoding RdgB/HAM1 family non-canonical purine NTP pyrophosphatase, translated as MTRLILATRNSGKIVELRAILADAGLPHDLVGADAYPDVPDVRETGVTFAENALLKAHALARATGLPAVADDSGLCVDVLGGAPGIFSARWAGKHGDDRANLDLLLAQLGDIDEDRHRGAHFACAAALALPDGTERVVEGQLRGVLRHAPAGTNGFGYDPILQVEGDTRTAAELSPDEKNAISHRGKAFRALVPVVRELLG; from the coding sequence ATGACCCGCCTCATTCTCGCCACCCGTAACAGCGGCAAGATCGTCGAACTCCGCGCGATCCTCGCCGACGCAGGTCTGCCCCACGACCTCGTCGGCGCGGACGCGTACCCCGACGTCCCCGACGTCCGCGAGACCGGCGTCACCTTCGCCGAGAACGCCCTGCTCAAGGCCCACGCCCTGGCCCGCGCCACCGGCCTGCCGGCCGTGGCCGACGACTCCGGGCTCTGCGTCGACGTCCTCGGGGGCGCCCCCGGCATCTTCTCCGCCCGCTGGGCAGGCAAGCACGGCGACGACCGCGCCAACCTGGACCTGCTCCTCGCCCAGCTCGGCGACATCGACGAGGACCGGCACCGCGGGGCGCACTTCGCGTGCGCGGCGGCGCTCGCCCTGCCGGACGGCACGGAGCGCGTGGTCGAGGGCCAGCTGCGCGGCGTACTGCGGCACGCCCCCGCGGGCACGAACGGCTTCGGCTACGACCCGATCCTCCAGGTCGAGGGGGACACGAGGACGGCCGCGGAGCTTTCGCCGGACGAGAAGAACGCGATCTCCCACCGGGGGAAGGCGTTCAGGGCGCTGGTGCCGGTGGTGCGGGAGCTGTTGGGCTGA
- the rph gene encoding ribonuclease PH has protein sequence MSRIDGRTPDQLRPITIERGWSKHAEGSVLVSFGDTKVFCTASFTEGVPRWRKGSGEGWVTGEYSMLPRATNTRGDRESVRGKIGGRTHEISRLIGRSLRAVIDYKALGENTIVLDCDVLQADGGTRTAAITGAYVALADAVAWGQGKKLIKAGRQPLTGTVSAVSVGIVGGVPLLDLCYEEDVRADTDMNVVCTGDGRFVEVQGTAEAEPFARDELNSLLDLAVSGCDELAAAQRKALEGTLA, from the coding sequence ATGTCTCGCATCGACGGCCGCACCCCCGACCAGCTCCGCCCGATCACCATCGAACGCGGCTGGAGCAAGCACGCAGAAGGCTCCGTCCTCGTCTCCTTCGGCGACACCAAGGTCTTCTGCACCGCCTCCTTCACCGAGGGCGTCCCGCGCTGGCGCAAGGGCAGCGGCGAGGGCTGGGTCACCGGCGAGTACTCGATGCTGCCGCGCGCCACCAACACCCGCGGCGACCGCGAGTCCGTCCGCGGCAAGATCGGCGGCCGCACCCACGAGATCTCCCGCCTCATCGGCCGCTCGCTGCGCGCCGTCATCGACTACAAGGCGCTCGGCGAGAACACCATCGTCCTCGACTGCGACGTCCTCCAGGCCGACGGCGGCACCCGCACGGCCGCCATCACCGGCGCCTACGTGGCCCTCGCCGACGCCGTCGCCTGGGGCCAGGGCAAGAAGCTCATCAAGGCCGGCCGCCAGCCCCTCACCGGCACCGTCTCCGCCGTCTCCGTCGGCATCGTCGGCGGCGTCCCGCTCCTCGACCTCTGCTACGAGGAGGACGTCCGCGCCGACACCGACATGAACGTCGTCTGCACCGGCGACGGCCGCTTCGTCGAGGTCCAGGGCACCGCCGAGGCCGAGCCGTTCGCCCGCGACGAGCTCAACTCCCTGCTCGACCTCGCCGTTTCGGGCTGCGACGAGCTGGCCGCCGCCCAGCGCAAGGCACTTGAGGGCACCCTCGCGTAA